The nucleotide window ATCCTGGGAGCCTGCAATCCAAACTTTGCCCACAAGGCGCTGCAGGCGGAAGACAAAATTGGCGTAATGCTCCCCTGTAATGTCATTGTGGAGGAAAATGAAGATGGTACGGTAGAAGTTTCGGCCGTCAACCCGGTGGCTTCGATGCAGGCCGTTTCCAATGACCGGCTTCAGCCTATTGCCGACGAGGTCCGAACGAGATTAGAAAAGGTAATCAGCAACCTATAACAAGGAATTAAACTGGAATTAAATCCAAATAAAAGGTGACTACAATGAAACGCTTAACAATGATTCTATCCTTCATGCTACTCTTTACAACTATGGGTATGGCTCAGCAGAAGCAGGGGGACATGACACAAAAAAGACAACAAATGATGGAGATGATGCAGGACTCCACCATGCGTACTATGATGATGGAACACATGGCCCAAAATCCCCAGATGCGCCAACAAATGATGCAACAGATGATGGGCTCTATGGACATGGATCACACCATGATGATGGGGAATATGCAGAAGATGATGAATGATCCCCAGATGAAGGAGCGCATGCAAAAGCATATGGAGATGATGCAGTCCATGATGCAGGATGGTGAAATGGACCATTCTAAAATGATGGAGATGATGGGTGACTCATCCATGATGAAAATGCATATGATGTGCATGCAGATGATGAAGGGTAACATGATGGATGGACAGGGAATGATGAACAAAAAAGACGGCATGAACGGCAACAGCCACGGGCAACATCACAACTGATCATGGACTGGCTAAACGCACTGAATACCCATTGGGCCCCGGTACTGTGGCTACTTCTTGCCGGGGTCTTTCTACTGATCTGGTATCTGGCCCTGCGTGGCAAACACCGGCTTGAAATCAGAAATGCAGCCGTCGAAGTTCACCGAAGACGATTTCAAACCGGTGAGATATCGAAAGAAGAGTTCAACAGGCTCAAAAGTTCACTTACCAACAACTAACCATATCACATAAAAATGAACAAGCATACCCTTTGGATGATTATTGGTTGTGGTGTTCCACTTCTGCTTCTGTTTTTCGCCCCAATGCTGGGGCTGAGCAGTAATATAACCATCTTTCTATTTGTCGTAGCAATGTTTGCCTGCCACATCCTGATGATTGGGCACCACCGAAAAGGATCCAAACATCAAGATCATCAACATTAAATACGGAGGTCACTATGAAAACGCTAAGCATAAAAAAATTGGGAATGGCCGTTGGCACTACTGGCGCTGTTCTATATATCGGCTGTATTATCCTGATGGTTTCAGTTGGAAGAGAAGGAACCATCTTCTTCTTTAATAGCCTATTGCACGGGCTTGATGTAGAACCCATAATTCGCATGAGTGTACCGCCATTGGATGCACTGTTTGGCCTCATACAAACCTTTATTCTGGGTTGGCTGGTCGGTGCATTGATCGCGGCTATATATAATATTGGCATTGATCAGGATACACAAGAGGAAAGCAGACCATCATGAAGTGGTCCCTCTACCTCGGTAAACCAGCAGGCATCAAAGTTTTTATTCATTGGACCTTTATCCTGTTGGTTATATGGCTCTCCTGGATGCACCTGCAACAGGGGCACGGAATTTTTGAAATTATAATGGGCCTGTTCTTTCTGGCCTTACTGTTTGCTTGTGTGACGCTACACGAATTTGGACATGCCTTGGCAGCTCGCAGGTATGGTATCGATACACAGGATATCAACTTATTACCCATTGGTGGAGTAGCAAGACTTGAGCGAATGCCTGAGGACCCCAAGCAAGAATTAGTTGTTGCGGCTGCCGGTCCTGCCGTAAATGTGGCTATTGCCGGTTTACTATTCTTGTTGATACTGGTTACCGGACAGAGCCAACTCGATATTAGCCATCATGTAACGGGGAGTAATTTCCTGTCTGATTTGCTTGTAATTAATATCATCTTAGTCGTTTTCAACTTAATACCAGCATTTCCAATGGACGGAGGCCGCGTGCTCCGAGCCTTGTTGGCTTTTAAAATGAAACGTGCCAAAGCCACCCAAGTTGCTG belongs to Fodinibius sp. Rm-B-1B1-1 and includes:
- a CDS encoding DUF5676 family membrane protein, with protein sequence MKTLSIKKLGMAVGTTGAVLYIGCIILMVSVGREGTIFFFNSLLHGLDVEPIIRMSVPPLDALFGLIQTFILGWLVGALIAAIYNIGIDQDTQEESRPS
- a CDS encoding DUF302 domain-containing protein, which produces MEYFTSQKVDLSYDQAIEKVTGLLKEEGFGVLTEIDVKDTLKEKLDVDFKKYKILGACNPNFAHKALQAEDKIGVMLPCNVIVEENEDGTVEVSAVNPVASMQAVSNDRLQPIADEVRTRLEKVISNL
- a CDS encoding site-2 protease family protein, with product MKWSLYLGKPAGIKVFIHWTFILLVIWLSWMHLQQGHGIFEIIMGLFFLALLFACVTLHEFGHALAARRYGIDTQDINLLPIGGVARLERMPEDPKQELVVAAAGPAVNVAIAGLLFLLILVTGQSQLDISHHVTGSNFLSDLLVINIILVVFNLIPAFPMDGGRVLRALLAFKMKRAKATQVAASIGQLLAVGFILFGLFYNPFLLFIGIFVFLGAGAEARQVSMTESMKVITAKDIMTSNYQSISLSASVAQAASLMLENRSSELVVKNGDQFVGIVSYRSVIQALQGGKSERPIIDLIQDDVKTLEPNLLLADVVDVLQMEDQSMYPVIGNNKIWGIVTKSDLNKILLEQQITAQAEE